One Rissa tridactyla isolate bRisTri1 chromosome 1, bRisTri1.patW.cur.20221130, whole genome shotgun sequence DNA segment encodes these proteins:
- the NR0B1 gene encoding nuclear receptor subfamily 0 group B member 1, which translates to MACVERCCRCCADGRRHSSILYNILRSQERAAASPAEQGSRPRRGPGQASRGCPCGGWRRRRVALRSPQVACKAASAVLVKTLRFVQNVPCFQELPLDEQLLLVRSCWAPLLVLGLAQDRVHFETVESAEPSMLQRILTTRRQGEQPPPRGPAPGRPHHGPAGSGGLQLPSAGEIQAIKGFLAKCWSLDISTKEYAYLKGTVLFNPDLPGLQCTQYIEGLQREAQQALNEHVRLIHRGDEARFAKLNVVLSLLRSINANVIAELFFRPIIGAVNMDDMLLEMLCAKL; encoded by the exons ATGGCCTGCGTGGagcgctgctgccgctgctgtgcGGACGGACGGCGGCACAGCAGCATCCTCTACAACATCCTCAGGAGCCAGGAGCGGGCGGCGGCGTCGCCGGCGGAGCAGGGGTCGAGGCcgaggcgggggccggggcaggcGTCCCGCGGCTGCCCGTgcggcgggtggcggcggcggcgggtggccCTGAGGAGCCCGCAGGTGGCCTGCAAGGCGGCCTCGGCCGTGCTGGTGAAGACGCTGCGCTTCGTCCAGAACGTGCCCTGCTTCCAGGAGCTGCCCCTGGACGAGCAGCTCCTGCTGGTCCGCAGCTGCTGGGCGCCgctgctggtgctggggctgGCGCAGGACCGGGTCCACTTCGAGACGGTGGAGAGCGCGGAGCCCAGCATGCTGCAGAGGATCCTCACCACCCGCCGGCAGGGtgagcagcccccgccgcggggaCCGGCGCCGGGCCGGCCGCACCACGGCCCCGCCGGCAGtggcggcctgcagctgccctcggCCGGCGAGATTCAGGCCATCAAGGGCTTCCTGGCCAAGTGCTGGAGCCTGGATATCAGCACCAAAGAGTACGCTTACCTCAAGGGGACGGTGCTCTTCAACCCGG atctacCTGGACTGCAGTGTACACAGTACATTGAAGGACTGCAGAGGGAAGCACAACAAGCTCTAAATGAACATGTCAGACTCATTCACAGAGGTGATGAAGCCAGATTTGCCAAACTGAATGTTGTTCTATCCTTGTTAAGATCTATTAATGCTAATGTGATTGCTGAACTATTCTTTCGGCCTATCATTGGAGCAGTGAACATGGATGACATGCTTTTGGAAATGCTTTGTGCAAAATTATAA